The stretch of DNA TTGATCCATGCCAGGAAGAATACCTAACTCTTGACCATAAACGTTTTTTAAAATTGGCGATCGCAAATACTGAGCTTCTAATTGTTTAACCTCTTCCCAGCTTTTCTCTAACAGTACAGTAGTATGCAGTTGGACTGCGGAAAGATTAGCTGCGATTTCTTGAGGTTCAGCCTCGGGAGTGATGCCTAAAACTAAACTAAAAGCGGGGCTGGGGTCTTGTCCTACTAAGAGAACTCTTTCCCCAAGACTAGCAAGTTTTTTGGCAGTTGCGATCGCAATTGTTGTGCGTCCGATACCACCCTTGCCCAAGAAAGTAATGATTAGGGACATTGTTATTTCCTCTTGCTTGTCACCGCTTACTATTTATTGTTATTCTACTGGTTTAATTTCGTCTTCAAAAAACCAAGTAGCACTCTTGTCATCAAATTCGACAATTACGCCAACACCACTGCCATCAGTCATTTTAAAATTTCTAATGACTCCGGTCTTACCTAATTTTCCTGCTATATTGCGACGAGACAGACGGTCTCTAAGACGATATATTTTGACTTTTTGCCCGATTTCCATTCCTGCTTATTTCCGAAATAACTTGAGCCATATCACAGTTTAAAGCAAAATCTGTCCTTGCTGAAACTTAAAAACCGAATCCTAGGTAAATGTTATCGCTCAATTTATTGTTTACTTAGTTACAATACGCCCTGATACCGTTTCGGATTTATATAACTGAACTATGGTTACTTTTGTCGACAAAAAAATCAATTCTTCCCAGCTTTGGTGGTATTGGGAACTTCTTTCTGTCTTAATCAGACGAAATTTAAAAAGAAGATATCGCGGTTCTTTTCTGGGCGTATACTGGTCGCTGCTCAATCCTCTAATTATGACTGGTTTATATACCGCTATTTTGGGTTCGGCGTTTAAAAGTTATTACAATAACTCGTTATTAAATTATGTTTTAGCTGCTTTTACTGGTTTAGTAGTGATTAATTTTTTCTCTTCTGCTACTCTTCAAGCACTAGCTAGTGTAGTTGAAAATGGAGCGATAGTTAATAAGATTCGTTTGCCTTTATTTGTTTTTCCTTTAGCTACTATCGGTGCTAACATTTTCCAATTGTTAGTG from Stanieria cyanosphaera PCC 7437 encodes:
- the petP gene encoding cytochrome b6f subunit PetP, which codes for MEIGQKVKIYRLRDRLSRRNIAGKLGKTGVIRNFKMTDGSGVGVIVEFDDKSATWFFEDEIKPVE